The Leucobacter rhizosphaerae genome includes a region encoding these proteins:
- a CDS encoding GNAT family N-acetyltransferase, giving the protein MLQDPGTLSGHLVALEPLAMEHEAGLAEAARDGEMWRLWVTRIPHPNGMGAEIERRLDLRRQGSMIPFAARRLDTGTLIGMTTYMNIDAETPRVEIGSTWNAASAQGTGTNAESKLLLLRHAFEVWGCPAVEFRTDFHNQQSRAAIARLGAKQDGILRGHIRGDGYLRDTVVFSITEAEWPGVRRGLEFRLEKHGAPRAG; this is encoded by the coding sequence ATGCTGCAGGATCCCGGCACGTTGAGCGGACACTTGGTCGCGCTCGAGCCGCTCGCGATGGAGCACGAGGCGGGGCTCGCCGAGGCGGCGCGCGACGGCGAGATGTGGCGGCTGTGGGTCACCCGGATCCCGCACCCGAACGGGATGGGCGCGGAGATCGAGCGCCGCCTCGACCTGCGGCGGCAGGGATCGATGATCCCGTTCGCGGCCCGACGTCTCGATACTGGGACGCTCATCGGGATGACGACCTATATGAACATCGACGCGGAGACCCCGCGTGTCGAGATCGGTTCCACGTGGAACGCTGCGAGCGCGCAGGGTACGGGGACCAACGCGGAGTCGAAGCTGCTGCTGCTCCGTCACGCCTTCGAGGTCTGGGGCTGCCCGGCGGTGGAGTTTCGCACGGACTTCCACAACCAGCAGTCCCGCGCCGCGATCGCGCGACTCGGGGCGAAGCAGGACGGTATCCTGCGCGGCCATATCCGCGGCGACGGCTACCTCCGCGACACGGTGGTCTTCTCGATCACCGAAGCGGAGTGGCCGGGCGTGCGCCGGGGCCTCGAGTTCCGGTTGGAGAAGCACGGGGCCCCGCGCGCGGGGTGA
- the hpaD gene encoding 3,4-dihydroxyphenylacetate 2,3-dioxygenase translates to MLPVSNPHPQFSITRASHVVLGVTDLERSRDFYRDVVGLVVTEETDTTIYLRGLEEAAHHSLVLERSAAAHAHRIGLRVRSDEDIHAAERHFAAAGIEHRRVERDHQGPTLQFRDPVGTLMEFTSSMDVVDRKMQNYDEYRAGFPQRLDHYQVVTYDVQTATEFWTGLGMRISEYTATDGSDELWGSWMEVKGNTHDLVFTNGRGPRLHHFAYAVPDGSSLLHAADVAGAMGFGDEIDRGPGRHGISNALFLYLRDPDQHRVELFNTHYQFIDLETPPIRWDISNARRAQLWGMPASNRWFFEASEFPGEAVQDPLLTATPQTLETYLGLH, encoded by the coding sequence GTGCTACCCGTCAGCAACCCTCATCCGCAGTTTTCCATCACGCGCGCGAGCCATGTCGTCCTCGGGGTCACCGACCTCGAGCGAAGCCGTGATTTCTACCGAGACGTCGTCGGGCTCGTCGTGACCGAGGAGACGGACACCACCATCTACCTGCGGGGCCTCGAGGAGGCTGCCCACCACAGCCTCGTTCTGGAGCGGTCCGCCGCGGCGCACGCGCATCGGATCGGTCTGCGTGTGCGCAGCGATGAGGACATCCATGCGGCCGAGCGCCACTTCGCCGCAGCGGGCATCGAGCATCGCCGGGTCGAGCGTGATCACCAGGGACCGACCCTGCAGTTCCGCGATCCCGTAGGTACGCTCATGGAGTTCACGTCCTCCATGGACGTGGTCGATCGCAAGATGCAGAACTATGACGAATACCGGGCAGGATTCCCGCAGCGTCTCGATCACTACCAGGTCGTCACCTATGACGTTCAGACCGCGACGGAATTCTGGACCGGCCTGGGCATGCGCATCTCGGAGTACACCGCGACCGACGGCTCAGACGAGCTGTGGGGCTCCTGGATGGAGGTCAAGGGCAATACGCACGACCTCGTCTTCACGAACGGTCGCGGGCCCCGACTGCACCACTTCGCCTACGCAGTACCGGACGGCTCGTCGCTCCTCCATGCAGCCGACGTCGCCGGCGCGATGGGGTTCGGGGATGAGATCGACCGAGGCCCGGGCCGGCACGGCATCAGTAACGCGCTCTTCCTGTATCTGCGAGATCCCGATCAGCACCGCGTGGAACTGTTCAACACGCACTATCAATTCATCGACCTGGAGACCCCGCCGATCCGGTGGGACATCAGCAATGCCCGCCGCGCACAGTTGTGGGGCATGCCCGCCTCGAATCGATGGTTCTTCGAAGCCAGCGAGTTCCCCGGCGAGGCGGTGCAGGACCCGCTCCTGACCGCTACTCCGCAAACGCTCGAGACCTACCTCGGTCTGCACTAG
- a CDS encoding LysR family transcriptional regulator — translation MELRSLRYFAAVVEAGSLTAAAAALHMSQPSLSVAITKLESEVGVQLIRRSTRGVQATSAGRFLLDASTRVLGDVDDMLATLARFGSGTAGSVTIAAVPVLMWHRLPKLVRTHAAVVPEIDVRLVDPPPWTAIDMLQQGKVDLAAILVSDHRQFAQRLRGEFEIVDWGDVPLVAALPPERADAASPFPLLSFNDADVVMPRSTAAVPSLPEAIDAAFERYGIEPARVRTAETIQASVPLIEAGVAWGILPDPDRSSLARFDLTVRTLHPAPAPLRALVLSRIGAASDPALAGLLSRIAGEASENRV, via the coding sequence ATGGAGCTTCGATCGTTGAGATACTTCGCCGCGGTGGTTGAAGCCGGATCGTTGACGGCGGCAGCGGCGGCGTTGCACATGTCGCAGCCGTCACTCAGCGTGGCGATCACCAAACTGGAATCCGAAGTCGGAGTGCAGCTGATTCGACGTTCGACTCGAGGTGTGCAGGCGACAAGCGCTGGCCGTTTTCTGCTTGATGCCTCGACTCGGGTGCTCGGGGATGTCGACGACATGCTCGCGACACTCGCCCGATTCGGGTCGGGGACCGCGGGGTCGGTGACCATCGCCGCCGTTCCCGTGCTCATGTGGCACCGGCTTCCCAAGCTGGTGCGCACGCACGCTGCGGTCGTGCCGGAGATCGACGTCCGGCTGGTGGATCCGCCCCCGTGGACGGCCATCGACATGCTGCAGCAGGGCAAGGTCGACCTGGCAGCCATCCTGGTCTCGGATCACCGGCAATTTGCTCAACGGCTCAGAGGAGAGTTCGAGATCGTTGATTGGGGTGACGTGCCGCTGGTCGCAGCGCTTCCCCCGGAACGTGCGGATGCGGCGAGCCCATTCCCGCTGCTGTCATTCAATGATGCTGATGTCGTCATGCCACGGAGTACCGCTGCGGTCCCGAGTCTCCCGGAGGCCATTGATGCGGCGTTCGAGCGCTACGGGATCGAGCCCGCTCGCGTACGCACCGCCGAGACCATCCAGGCGAGTGTTCCACTCATCGAGGCAGGCGTTGCGTGGGGAATTCTGCCCGATCCCGATCGGAGCAGCCTCGCGCGATTCGATCTCACGGTTCGCACCCTGCACCCTGCTCCCGCACCGCTGCGCGCACTCGTGCTTTCCCGGATCGGCGCGGCCTCGGATCCCGCGCTGGCCGGGCTGCTGTCTCGGATTGCAGGCGAGGCATCCGAGAATCGTGTGTGA